Part of the Maridesulfovibrio sp. genome, GCTGATTAGAAAAGCACGTTGCGCCATTGCCTTGACCGGGGCTGGGATGTCCGTTGCCAGCGGAATTCCTGATTTTCGCAGTCCGGGCGGTTTGTGGTCAAAGCATGATCCTGAAAAGGTTGCTTCAATCCGGGCCTTGCAGGCCGATCCGGCAACAGTCTGGAAATTTTTGCTAGAAGCGGATGCCATGTTGAAAAGTGCCGAACCCAATGCAGGACATACGGGGCTGGCACAGCTTGAGAAAGAAGGGTACCTGCAAGGTGTGATTACCCAGAACATTGACGGTCTGCATCAGCGTTCCGGATCGGTGAATGTTGTTGAATTTCACGGTAATTGCAGCGATTTTTATTGCATGGAGTGTTTTGCTCCATTTCCTGCCGAACGGATTAAGTCCGGGATTGAACTTCCGGTCCGCTGTCTGCAATGTCCTGGGGTAGTAAGGCCGGATTTGGTTTTCTTTGGGGAACAGATTCCGTCCGAAGCCTATAAGGCTGCCTTTGAGCTTGCCGACCAGTCCGATCTGGTCATTGTTGCCGGAACTTCCGGCGGAGTTGTTCCCGCCAGCCTGATCCCGCCGAGGATACAGGAGGCCGGGGGCTTAATTATTGAGATAAACAAGGCTCCGTCCGCCTACTCGTCGTTAAGCGACGTGTTTATTCAAGGCGCGGCGGAAGATGTTCTGCCTGCAATTGTGCAGAATTTAAGCTGAACAAATTATATTAAAAGGTGCGGTGAAGTATGGATTTCTTACCTCAGGGCGGAATTTTTGCGATGCTTGATCAGGCCACAATTGTGGTCAAATGTGTTCTTGGATTGCTTGCAGCCATGTCCCTCTGGAGCTGGACAATCATCTTCTGGAAGCTGATCTCCCTTGGCAGGGCAAGAACCTTGATCCTTAAGGGCAACAAGATCATGGAAGAGGCTGATTCTCTTTCCTCCGGTCTGACTGAAATCAGCAAGACTGAAGGCTCCCCGTTGAACCGTATCGGAACCGCAGCGGTGAAGGAATACCGTGTGCTGGAAAAATCCGCGGTCAGTGCCAGCCACAAGCGCCGCCTGATCAAGGATACCTTGCGCAGAATCCTGCGACGCAAGGTCAGCTCTGAATTGAAAAAGCTGACATCCTCACTCTCTTTTCTGGCAACCTGTGCGAACGGCGCTCCATTTATCGGCCTGTTCGGTACTGTCTGGGGGATTATGAATTCCTTCCATGCTATCGGTTCCGCCAAATCTGCTGCACTGGCAGCTGTTGCTCCAGGTATTTCTGAAGCTTTGGTGGCAACTGCCATCGGTCTGGGTGTCGCAATTCCCGCAACTATCTTCTACAACTTTTTTCTGGGCGTGCTGAATGGCATTGAGACAGAGTTGGTCAACTTTGCAGGTACTTTCCTCAACCGTGTGGAACGTGAAGTTTCATGGGTTGAGCCTTCCGGGAAAAGTTCTGCCTCAGAGGAGTAGGGTATGGGAATTTCTACAAATAACCGGGGTATGCTTGCTGAGATCAACGTGACTCCTTTTGTGGATGTCATGCTGGTACTACTGATCATATTTATGGTTACAGCTCCGTTGATGACGCAAGGGGTTGAAGTTGATTTGCCTCAGACCCGTAACGTGCGTTCCTTACCGCAGGATAATGAGCATCTAGTGCTTTCAATCAGCGATAAGGGCGAGATCTTCCTTGATGAATACAAGGTTGGTTTTGACGAATTGCAGTCCCATCTCGAAAAGCTGGTTAAGAAGCAGAACAAGATGCTTTTTCTCCGTGCGGATAAGAATGTTGCCTACGGCGAGGTTGTTAAAGTCATGGGTGAGATCAAGGCTGCCGGGATCGACAGGCTTGGCGTAGTAGCAGAACCTGTTGAAAAGAAAAAGAAATAGCTAAGCTACAGGCGAATTTATTGATGAAAATCATCGGCCTTTTCATATCTTTACTGCTCCATGCCGGTCTGATATTTTTAGCCCTGACGTGGTCAATCTCACCACCGGTGAAGATTTCACTTGATATGCCCGTATACAAGGTTGATCTGGTCAGCCTTGCCCCTCTGCCTGCTGCTCCGGTTGTTAAGAAAGCACCTGCTCCGAAAGCTTCTGCTAAACTTTCAAAACCTGATGCCGTTGCAATTCCTGATGCAAAACCGAAAGTTGTACCCAAAGCAAAACTAGAGACAGTAAAAGCTCCGGCTCCTAAACCGGTACCCAAGCCAAAACCTAAACCAATAGCGAAGCCCAAGCCGGATACAACGAAAATTTCACCCAAAAAAGTAAAGACAACAACTACGAAAAAAACGGTAAAAGAAGCAGAAAAACCGGTCGAAAAGAAAGCTCCGCCTGAAAAGAAGGTGGCTGAAAAGACACCGCCTAAGCAGGTAGAGAAGAAAGTCGAAAAGAAACCTGAGATTTCGGCGGAAGATTCCCTCGCAGCTGATCTTGCTTCATTGGCTAAGATCTTGGAAAAACAGGAAAAGGCCGAGCGTCAGGCTGTGGCCAGCGATCTGGCCTCGCTCACTGAGAGTGCCAAGGCCACAGCTGTAACCGGTACTGCCGATGGCACCGCCGGAGCATCCGGACTGGTTCAGGTTTACGCTTCAATCGTAAAAGAAGCGGTACGCAAGAATTGGAGATATCCGGTTTTCGGGCAAAAGCAGAATCTTATGGCCCGGGTACAAATAGAATTGAAATCCAGCGGAGAAATCAGCAATATCAAGTTGCTCGATTCATCGGGCAATGTTGATTTTGATGACTCGGTACTTACTGCTCTGCGTGATACCGAGGTGCTGCCCAAGCCTCCGGGAACATCTATCAGAAACATCATTGTAAACTTTAACCTGCATGATCTCGATCAGTAGGGCAGGTTCATAATTATGAAAGAAAATAAGTTCAGTATAAAAAAATCCGCTTTTGGATTGCTGGTGGTTATGTTGCTTGCGCTTCTGGCTGCCGGGAATCTTTTTGCTGCGGATACTCTTAGCGTGGATATCTACGGTCCCGGTCAGCGCAAGGTGAATATCATCCTGCTGCCGCCCAAGACCGTTCCTGCAGGAAAATATGAAGGTTCCAAGGAGAAGGATCTGCCTCTGCCTGCGGAGGCCGGTTCTTTTGGTAAGGACCTTGCCAAGGATCTGGCTTTCCTCCCTTTTTTGAATATCGTACCTGTTACTGATATTCTGGGTGGCGATCCTTCTCGCGGAGTACGCCCCGGTGATATTGATATCAAGCCGCTCAGGCTTTCCAAGGTAGACCTTGCCGTGACCACAGGTTGGGAAATCAGACCAAACGGAGAGAAGAATCTGCTCATTCGTTGTATAGGTACATTCAACGGGCGTACGATTTTGGGTAAAAAGTACTCCATGGTTACCGAAGAAATGCTGCCCCGGATTGCCGACCGTTTCTGCTCGCACCTGATGCGTAT contains:
- a CDS encoding NAD-dependent deacylase, whose protein sequence is MGNLKPGIEQAAKLIRKARCAIALTGAGMSVASGIPDFRSPGGLWSKHDPEKVASIRALQADPATVWKFLLEADAMLKSAEPNAGHTGLAQLEKEGYLQGVITQNIDGLHQRSGSVNVVEFHGNCSDFYCMECFAPFPAERIKSGIELPVRCLQCPGVVRPDLVFFGEQIPSEAYKAAFELADQSDLVIVAGTSGGVVPASLIPPRIQEAGGLIIEINKAPSAYSSLSDVFIQGAAEDVLPAIVQNLS
- a CDS encoding MotA/TolQ/ExbB proton channel family protein, with the protein product MDFLPQGGIFAMLDQATIVVKCVLGLLAAMSLWSWTIIFWKLISLGRARTLILKGNKIMEEADSLSSGLTEISKTEGSPLNRIGTAAVKEYRVLEKSAVSASHKRRLIKDTLRRILRRKVSSELKKLTSSLSFLATCANGAPFIGLFGTVWGIMNSFHAIGSAKSAALAAVAPGISEALVATAIGLGVAIPATIFYNFFLGVLNGIETELVNFAGTFLNRVEREVSWVEPSGKSSASEE
- the tolR gene encoding protein TolR, with product MGISTNNRGMLAEINVTPFVDVMLVLLIIFMVTAPLMTQGVEVDLPQTRNVRSLPQDNEHLVLSISDKGEIFLDEYKVGFDELQSHLEKLVKKQNKMLFLRADKNVAYGEVVKVMGEIKAAGIDRLGVVAEPVEKKKK
- a CDS encoding cell envelope integrity protein TolA, which gives rise to MKIIGLFISLLLHAGLIFLALTWSISPPVKISLDMPVYKVDLVSLAPLPAAPVVKKAPAPKASAKLSKPDAVAIPDAKPKVVPKAKLETVKAPAPKPVPKPKPKPIAKPKPDTTKISPKKVKTTTTKKTVKEAEKPVEKKAPPEKKVAEKTPPKQVEKKVEKKPEISAEDSLAADLASLAKILEKQEKAERQAVASDLASLTESAKATAVTGTADGTAGASGLVQVYASIVKEAVRKNWRYPVFGQKQNLMARVQIELKSSGEISNIKLLDSSGNVDFDDSVLTALRDTEVLPKPPGTSIRNIIVNFNLHDLDQ